The following proteins come from a genomic window of Streptomyces sp. NBC_00539:
- a CDS encoding Trm112 family protein — protein sequence MPLEAGLLEILACPACHSPLEDKSADADAPELICTGQDCGLAYPVRDGIPVLLVDEARRPA from the coding sequence ATGCCGCTCGAAGCCGGCCTTCTGGAGATCCTCGCCTGCCCCGCCTGCCACTCGCCCCTGGAGGACAAGTCGGCCGACGCGGACGCACCCGAGCTGATCTGCACCGGCCAGGACTGCGGTCTCGCCTACCCGGTCCGCGACGGCATCCCGGTCCTCCTCGTGGACGAGGCCCGCCGGCCCGCCTGA
- a CDS encoding SIS domain-containing protein, whose protein sequence is MLDESILDAPEELALADRRGLLRGAAEAGARVRTAARHATEAGLGDLRPEGRPRAVLIAGPGTAATGVADLLGALAGASAPVARLHPTGVAHAAGALRWTLPGWAGPVDLLLIATTDGTEPGLAVLAEQAYRRGCTVVAVAPERSPLNEAVDGAHGVLVPMAKAPYQEYDESAAAGPGALWALLTPLLVLLDKVGLIDAAPGSLQLVADRLDRTAERCGPAIATYSNPAKTLATELADSLPLIWSEGAAAGPAGRRFAATLAELAGRPALSAELPEALPAHGVLLAGAFAAGADPDDFFRDRVEEPQALHARVVLLRDRPTGGLSAAPAARELALSHDTAISELEPEAGGELEQLAELLAVTDFATAYLALASRAHG, encoded by the coding sequence ATGCTCGACGAGTCCATCCTCGACGCACCGGAGGAACTCGCCCTCGCCGACCGCCGTGGCCTCCTGCGCGGCGCCGCCGAAGCCGGGGCCCGCGTCCGCACCGCCGCCCGGCACGCCACCGAAGCCGGCCTCGGCGACCTGCGGCCCGAAGGCCGGCCCCGCGCCGTACTGATCGCCGGCCCCGGCACCGCGGCCACCGGGGTCGCCGACCTGCTCGGCGCCCTCGCCGGAGCCTCCGCCCCCGTCGCCCGCCTGCACCCCACCGGCGTCGCACACGCCGCCGGGGCACTGCGCTGGACGCTGCCCGGCTGGGCCGGCCCCGTCGACCTGCTGCTCATCGCCACCACCGACGGCACCGAGCCCGGCCTCGCCGTCCTCGCCGAGCAGGCGTACCGGCGCGGCTGCACCGTGGTGGCCGTCGCACCCGAGCGGTCACCGCTGAACGAGGCCGTGGACGGCGCCCACGGAGTCCTCGTACCGATGGCCAAGGCCCCGTACCAGGAGTACGACGAGTCGGCCGCCGCCGGCCCCGGAGCGCTGTGGGCCCTGCTCACCCCGCTGCTGGTACTGCTCGACAAGGTCGGCCTCATCGACGCCGCCCCCGGCTCCCTCCAGCTCGTCGCCGACCGGCTCGACCGCACCGCGGAGCGCTGCGGGCCCGCGATCGCCACGTACTCCAACCCGGCCAAGACCCTGGCCACCGAACTCGCCGACTCGCTCCCCCTCATCTGGAGCGAGGGCGCCGCGGCCGGCCCGGCAGGACGCCGCTTCGCCGCCACCCTCGCCGAACTCGCCGGCCGGCCCGCCCTGTCCGCCGAACTCCCCGAAGCGCTGCCCGCCCACGGCGTCCTGCTCGCCGGGGCGTTCGCCGCCGGCGCCGACCCCGACGACTTCTTCCGCGACCGCGTCGAAGAACCCCAGGCCCTGCACGCCCGCGTCGTGCTGCTGCGCGACCGGCCCACCGGCGGCCTCAGCGCCGCACCAGCGGCCCGGGAACTCGCCCTGAGCCACGACACGGCCATCAGCGAACTCGAACCGGAGGCAGGCGGCGAGCTGGAACAGCTCGCCGAACTCCTCGCCGTCACCGACTTCGCCACCGCCTACCTCGCACTGGCCTCCAGGGCACACGGCTGA
- the manA gene encoding mannose-6-phosphate isomerase, class I: MDRLTNPIRPYAWGSTTAIPALLGVEPTGEPQAEMWMGAHPGAPSRLDRGAGETTLAEVIAADPERELGAAAVAKFGPHLPFLLKILAAGAPLSLQVHPDLAQAKEGFADEERRGIPVDASHRNYKDANHKPEMICALTPFDGLCGFRPPLEAAKLLDGLGVDSLKPYVDLLSAHPEEAALREVLTAVLTADRAEMARTVAEAGAAIERLGGAYAPYASLVHHFPGDPGVIAAMLLNHVRLQPGEAMFLGAGVPHAYIEGLGVELLANSDNVLRAGLTPKHVDVPELLRVVRFEPGDPAVQRPEGNGEEVYETPIDEFRLSRFALAPGAAPHPLPDAAPQILLCTAGRPKAGEVTLAPGESVFVPAGEKVELSGTGTIFRATVSL, from the coding sequence ATGGACCGCCTCACGAACCCGATCCGCCCCTACGCCTGGGGTTCCACCACCGCGATCCCCGCCCTCCTCGGGGTGGAACCCACCGGTGAGCCCCAGGCCGAGATGTGGATGGGCGCCCACCCCGGCGCCCCCTCCCGCCTCGACCGCGGCGCGGGCGAGACCACCCTCGCGGAGGTCATCGCCGCCGACCCCGAGCGCGAGCTCGGCGCGGCCGCCGTCGCCAAGTTCGGGCCCCACCTGCCCTTCCTGCTCAAGATCCTCGCCGCGGGCGCGCCGCTCTCCCTCCAGGTCCACCCCGACCTCGCCCAGGCCAAGGAGGGCTTCGCGGACGAGGAGCGCCGGGGCATCCCCGTGGACGCGAGCCACCGCAACTACAAGGACGCCAACCACAAGCCCGAGATGATCTGCGCGCTGACCCCCTTCGACGGCCTGTGCGGCTTCCGCCCGCCGCTGGAGGCCGCGAAGCTCCTCGACGGCCTCGGCGTGGACTCCCTCAAGCCGTACGTCGACCTCCTCTCGGCCCACCCGGAGGAGGCGGCCCTGCGCGAGGTGCTCACCGCCGTACTGACCGCGGACCGCGCCGAGATGGCCCGTACGGTCGCCGAGGCCGGCGCCGCGATCGAACGCCTCGGTGGCGCGTACGCCCCGTACGCCTCGCTCGTCCACCACTTCCCGGGCGACCCGGGTGTGATCGCGGCGATGCTCCTCAACCACGTACGACTCCAGCCGGGCGAGGCCATGTTCCTCGGCGCCGGCGTCCCGCACGCCTACATCGAGGGCCTCGGCGTGGAGCTGCTGGCCAACTCCGACAACGTGCTGCGCGCCGGGCTCACCCCCAAGCACGTGGACGTGCCCGAGCTCCTGAGGGTCGTACGGTTCGAGCCGGGCGACCCGGCCGTGCAGCGCCCCGAGGGCAACGGCGAGGAGGTCTACGAGACCCCCATCGACGAATTCCGGCTCTCCCGCTTCGCCCTGGCCCCCGGCGCGGCCCCGCACCCGCTCCCGGACGCCGCCCCGCAGATCCTGCTCTGCACCGCGGGACGGCCCAAGGCCGGCGAAGTGACGCTGGCCCCCGGGGAGTCGGTCTTCGTCCCGGCGGGCGAAAAGGTCGAACTGTCCGGAACGGGCACCATCTTCCGCGCCACCGTCTCCCTCTGA
- a CDS encoding cation diffusion facilitator family transporter, translating to MSASGGTRAIVAALAANLAIAAAKFVAFVFSGSSSMLAESVHSLADSGNQGLLLLGGKKAQREATPQHPFGYGRERYIYAFLVSIVLFTVGGMFAIYEGYEKIKEPHEIEAWYWPIGVLVFAILAEGFSFKTAIKESNELRGKQTWGQFIKRAKAPELPVVLLEDAGALVGLVLALAGVGLALATGNGIWDGIGTLCIGVLLIVIALVLAAETKSLLLGEAAGPEQVEKILAAAVDGDVVTRVIHMRTLHLGPEELLVAAKIAVQHDDTATEVANAIDAAEARIREAVPIARVIYLEPDIYHAEGGRPEAGPRKSL from the coding sequence ATGAGCGCGTCGGGCGGTACCAGGGCGATCGTGGCGGCACTCGCCGCCAACCTCGCCATCGCTGCAGCCAAGTTCGTGGCCTTCGTCTTCAGCGGCTCCTCGTCGATGCTCGCGGAAAGCGTCCACTCGCTGGCGGACTCCGGCAACCAGGGGCTCCTGCTCCTCGGCGGCAAGAAGGCCCAGCGCGAAGCCACGCCCCAACACCCCTTCGGGTACGGGCGGGAACGCTACATCTACGCCTTCCTGGTCTCCATCGTCCTGTTCACCGTCGGTGGCATGTTCGCCATCTACGAGGGCTACGAGAAGATCAAGGAGCCGCACGAGATCGAGGCCTGGTACTGGCCGATCGGCGTGCTCGTCTTCGCGATCCTCGCCGAGGGCTTCTCGTTCAAGACGGCGATCAAGGAGTCGAACGAGCTGCGCGGCAAGCAGACCTGGGGCCAGTTCATCAAGCGGGCCAAGGCCCCCGAACTCCCGGTCGTCCTCCTCGAAGACGCCGGCGCCCTCGTCGGTCTCGTCCTCGCCCTGGCGGGCGTCGGCCTCGCCCTCGCCACCGGCAACGGCATCTGGGACGGCATCGGCACGCTCTGCATCGGCGTCCTGCTGATCGTCATCGCCCTCGTGCTCGCCGCCGAGACCAAGTCCCTGCTGCTCGGTGAGGCCGCGGGCCCCGAGCAGGTCGAGAAGATCCTGGCGGCCGCCGTCGACGGCGACGTCGTCACCCGCGTGATTCACATGCGTACCCTGCACCTCGGGCCGGAGGAGCTCCTGGTGGCCGCCAAGATCGCCGTCCAGCACGACGACACGGCCACCGAGGTGGCCAACGCCATCGACGCCGCCGAGGCCCGTATCCGCGAGGCCGTCCCGATCGCCCGGGTGATCTACCTGGAGCCGGACATCTACCACGCCGAAGGCGGGCGGCCCGAAGCCGGTCCCCGCAAGAGCCTCTGA
- the ahcY gene encoding adenosylhomocysteinase: MDFKVADLSLAAFGRKEITLAEHEMPGLMSIRKEYAEAQPLAGARITGSLHMTVQTAVLIETLVALGADVRWASCNIFSTQDHAAAAIAVGPNGTPENPQGVPVFAWKGETLEEYWWCTEQALTWPNTPTGGPNMILDDGGDATLLVHKGVEFEKAGAAPDPATADSEEYAHILTLLNRTLGETPQKWTQLASEIRGVTEETTTGVHRLYEMMAEGNLLFPAINVNDAVTKSKFDNKYGCRHSLIDGINRATDVLIGGKVAVVCGYGDVGKGCAESLRGQGARVIVTEIDPICALQAAMDGYQVATLDDVVETADIFITTTGNKDIIMASDMARMKHQAIVGNIGHFDNEIDMAGLAKIEGIVKDEVKPQVHTWKFPDGKVLIVLSEGRLLNLGNATGHPSFVMSNSFADQTLAQIELFTKPEEYPTDVYVLPKHLDEKVARLHLDALGVKLTTLRPEQAAYIGVKVEGPYKPDHYRY; encoded by the coding sequence ATGGACTTCAAGGTCGCAGACCTCTCCCTCGCCGCCTTCGGCCGCAAGGAGATCACCCTGGCCGAGCACGAGATGCCGGGCCTGATGTCGATCCGCAAGGAGTACGCCGAGGCGCAGCCGCTGGCCGGCGCCCGCATCACCGGCTCCCTGCACATGACCGTGCAGACCGCCGTGCTCATCGAGACCCTCGTCGCCCTCGGCGCCGACGTCCGCTGGGCCTCGTGCAACATCTTCTCCACCCAGGACCACGCGGCCGCCGCCATCGCCGTCGGCCCGAACGGCACCCCGGAGAACCCGCAGGGCGTCCCCGTCTTCGCCTGGAAGGGCGAGACGCTGGAGGAGTACTGGTGGTGCACGGAGCAGGCGCTGACCTGGCCGAACACCCCCACCGGCGGCCCGAACATGATCCTCGACGACGGTGGTGACGCCACCCTCCTCGTCCACAAGGGCGTCGAGTTCGAGAAGGCCGGCGCGGCCCCCGACCCGGCGACGGCGGACTCCGAGGAGTACGCCCACATCCTCACCCTCCTCAACCGCACCCTCGGCGAGACCCCGCAGAAGTGGACGCAGCTCGCGTCCGAGATCCGCGGTGTGACGGAGGAGACCACGACCGGTGTCCACCGCCTGTACGAGATGATGGCCGAGGGCAACCTGCTGTTCCCGGCGATCAACGTGAACGACGCGGTGACGAAGTCGAAGTTCGACAACAAGTACGGCTGCCGGCACTCGCTGATCGACGGCATCAACCGGGCCACCGACGTGCTGATCGGCGGCAAGGTCGCGGTCGTGTGCGGTTACGGCGACGTCGGCAAGGGCTGTGCGGAGTCGCTGCGCGGCCAGGGCGCGCGGGTGATCGTGACGGAGATCGACCCGATCTGCGCGCTGCAGGCGGCGATGGACGGCTACCAGGTCGCGACGCTGGACGACGTGGTGGAGACCGCGGACATCTTCATCACCACGACCGGCAACAAGGACATCATCATGGCCTCGGACATGGCCAGGATGAAGCACCAGGCGATCGTGGGCAACATCGGTCACTTCGACAACGAGATCGACATGGCCGGTCTGGCGAAGATCGAGGGCATCGTCAAGGACGAGGTCAAGCCGCAGGTCCACACGTGGAAGTTCCCCGACGGCAAGGTCCTGATCGTGCTGTCGGAGGGGCGTCTGCTGAACCTGGGCAACGCGACCGGTCACCCGTCGTTCGTGATGTCGAACTCCTTCGCGGACCAGACGCTGGCCCAGATCGAGCTGTTCACCAAGCCGGAGGAGTACCCGACCGACGTGTACGTGCTGCCCAAGCACCTGGACGAGAAGGTCGCCCGCCTCCACCTCGACGCGCTGGGCGTCAAGCTCACCACCCTGCGCCCGGAGCAGGCCGCCTACATCGGCGTGAAGGTCGAAGGCCCGTACAAGCCCGACCACTACCGCTACTGA
- a CDS encoding RDD family protein, with amino-acid sequence MSDLVTGDAVVLGLRPARLPSRALAVMLDAVVYVVGYLVVSLGVVFATASLDEAARAAVQVGMFVLVLVGVPIAVETLSHGRSLGKLACGLRVVREDGGPIRFRHALVRGAMGVVELQMTFGTVACIASLVSERGRRLGDVFAGTLVIRERVPGARVVPVPAPPPWLAGRFSGLDLSGVPDGLWLAVRQYLTRMNQLDPATGAAMAAKLADEVVARTGTPPPAGVPAAAFLMAVVHERQTRDAAKAFGTAAPYGPPAPAYAPPAPVATPPAQGPMTYAAPAPYVPPTAPPASSGGGTGFAPPA; translated from the coding sequence GTGAGCGATCTGGTGACGGGGGACGCGGTCGTCCTGGGGTTGCGGCCGGCGAGACTGCCGAGCCGGGCGCTGGCGGTCATGCTGGACGCGGTCGTCTACGTCGTCGGGTACCTGGTCGTGTCGCTCGGGGTGGTGTTCGCGACGGCTTCGCTGGACGAGGCGGCGCGGGCGGCCGTGCAGGTGGGCATGTTCGTGCTGGTGCTGGTCGGTGTGCCGATCGCGGTGGAGACGTTGAGCCACGGCCGGTCGCTGGGGAAGCTGGCCTGCGGGCTGCGGGTGGTGCGGGAGGACGGCGGCCCGATCCGGTTCCGGCATGCGCTGGTGCGGGGGGCCATGGGGGTCGTGGAGCTGCAGATGACCTTCGGGACGGTGGCGTGCATCGCCTCGCTGGTGTCGGAGCGGGGGCGGCGGCTCGGGGACGTGTTCGCGGGGACCCTGGTGATACGGGAGCGCGTGCCCGGGGCGCGTGTGGTGCCGGTGCCCGCGCCGCCGCCGTGGCTGGCCGGGCGGTTCTCGGGGCTGGACCTGTCGGGGGTGCCGGACGGGTTGTGGTTGGCGGTACGCCAGTACCTGACGCGGATGAACCAGCTGGACCCGGCGACGGGCGCCGCGATGGCGGCGAAGCTGGCGGACGAGGTGGTGGCGCGGACGGGGACTCCGCCGCCGGCCGGGGTGCCGGCCGCCGCGTTCTTGATGGCGGTGGTGCACGAGCGGCAGACGCGGGACGCGGCCAAGGCGTTCGGGACCGCCGCGCCGTACGGTCCCCCGGCCCCGGCGTACGCTCCCCCGGCCCCCGTCGCGACCCCGCCCGCCCAGGGGCCCATGACCTACGCGGCCCCCGCCCCGTACGTCCCGCCCACGGCGCCGCCCGCGTCCAGCGGCGGAGGGACCGGGTTCGCGCCGCCCGCCTGA